The genomic DNA gagaatgatggtttagagagatatgataaaattagagggtaattttagtatttatatgataaaattatttgatttgatgattgagttttgggataaaaactgggttttatcccaaaaaccctTTCATCAAACGAGGCCTTAATGATGTGGAAGAGGTAACGAGAgaaaaaattatgtgacaatGTTGGCTGAAAAAATCTcacactttttatattttttttttcaggcaATGAAGTAATATCacgttaattttaaaattatttgtgtaatatcaagttaattttaaaattatttgttattaaggTTATCCcttataaatgatatatatatatatataataaatttaaatgtgtGGAATCATAATAGTTATTAATTACTTTACCTTGTATAATTATATTGACAAGTTTTTATTAATACTTTGTTAtcaataacttaattatttaatatgtttttaaatataatgataggattggaataattaataatttgaaaatatttttttttttatctcaaaataggggtgattatatatatatatatagtttgagtTGACCCAAACCAATCATAACCAAATCCAAAATAGTAATTTGGTTTGAATTGAATTCAAGTTGAATTTATATCAGGTTAAGTTAGagttatctaaattatttaaattaaattaattaaattctctTTTATCAATTCAATCTAAACTTATTATCTTCTAACTCCAATATATTATCGTACATTTCAAACGGAAAAAGatgaatttttttgaaaactcaataataatatatttattaattatagtccatatataaatgatatattacTATTGTTGTttagtaaattatttaaataatttatattcattccacttattattttttcaactatattagtgattaaaatattaaaataggataaaaaaacgtataataatgtcaaaaacatattagactgaacaaaaaataaattaataagaccgaaaatattaaatgtgtccaaaatgtgttaaatgagccaaaacttgttaaatgcATCAAAAGTGTGTTAAAAGTGCCTAAAAAATGTAAACGGATTAAAACgagttacatatttattaaaactaaaaatatattaaccgAGTCAAAATGGGTCAAACGATTTAAAACGaatcaaatattagttaaacgaGTTACAAATGTGTTGAATtagttaaaaacgtattaaatgaggtaaaattagtcaaataataattattcgtATCATAATATGTCAAAAGAgataaacataataaatgtgttataaactaaaatttagtttgaGTTTACCCGAtccatattattcattaatatgggTACCCAAtccatattattcattaatatgatttgaataataggataaataaatttaatttgaattaaatataagttGAGTTTACCATTTGCACCTTGTCTCAAATTGGTCATAGAAGTAAAGTTAATAGTGGAGCTATGTAGAACTATTAAGATGATTTTTCAAACCCTAAGCACCTTGCCATTTCATTGAACACCCAAAAATGGAAAAACGaacataaaattttgaattaaactagACAACCCCTCTATAGTTGAATTATGCATTAAGTTATTTATCAAATTCCAagctaattattatattaaagaaaaGTCATCTTCAAATGTATATATCTCTCAGGAAAAGTCCATCTTCAAATGTATATATCTAAAGAAAAGTCCATTTTCAAATGTATATATCTAAAGAAAAGTCCAACTTGTTGAAAATGAGAAAAGTCtttcattaataaatacaaACTTTACTATTTCTATAAATACTCATCATCTTCACTAAAATCACACACACCACACTTTACAAGTAAAACAATTTCTTTCCTTGGAGCAAACATGGATCCAATTAATACCTTAATGTTATACGCCTCTCTAATCTCCATCCTCTTTGTAGCCATCATATTAAACTTTCTCTCATCTCATAAACGATTAAAGAGAAACCTTCCTCCTAGTCCATCGCCCACTTTTCCGATTATCGGACATCTTCATCTCCTAAGCGACCTTCCTCATCGAACCTTTCACCAGCTCTCACAAAAACTAGGCCCTGTTTTCTCCCTTCAACTGGGAAACCGGCTTGCTGTGATTGTATCTTCCCCGTCTGCTGTTGAAGAATGCTTCACCAAGAACGACATCGTTCTAGCAAACCGGCCATATTTTATTTCTGGAGAGTACTTAAGCTACAATCACACCACCATGAGTGATGCACCTTACGGGGACCATTGGAGAAACCTGCGCCGTCTCATGACGGTCGAGGTTATGTCTACAACCCGCCTCAACCGTTTCTTACCCATTCGACAAGACGAAGTCAAACATCTCCTTCGAGGCCTTTATCAAGTGTCTTCTTCTTCCACCTTTACTGTTGTGGATATGAGGTACATATTGTTTCCACATAAATTTATGAATCGTGTCATATAACCGGTTTTATCATGTAATGatgatatatttgttaaattcttttaaaGATCTCGGTTATCGGAGCTATCGTTTAACGTTATAATGAGGATGATTGCCGGTAAAAGATACTTCGGCCAAGGAGAACTTTCAGATTATGAGGAGGCTAAGGAATTCAAGAATCTCATACGAGATATTTTCGAAATTGGTGTATCAAATCCTGTAGAATTTTTACCAGTTCTAAGGTTATTTGATTTTCGAAACTACGAAAAGAGCTTATTCACCCTTCAAAAGAAGATAGATGGCTTCCTCCAACGCCTCATAGACCAACGTCGACTTTCTAAAGGTGGCAACTCTATGATTGACCACTTGATTGCTTTACAAGAAAACCAACAAGATTATTATACCGATGATATAATCAAAGGGCTTATTCTAGTAAGTGAGACCTAATCAATCATCTATCTTTGGAGTTCTTTTTATATATCACTTTTAAACAATCTTCATCATGTAGGTTATGATACTTGCTGGAACGGATACATCATCGGTGACGTTAGAATGGGCATTGTCATTATTAGTAAATAACCCCGAGGTATTAAAGAAGGCGACGGATGAGATAGATACTCAAGTCGGCCAAAACCGCCTTGTAGATGAACCCGATCTTGCTAAACTACCTTATCTCCATGGGGTGATCTACGAGACCCTTCGGATGTTCCCACCGGCACCACTCCTTGTCCCCCATATGCCTTCAGAGGATTGCAAGATTGCTGGATTCGACGTGCCTCGTGGAACGATGTTACTAGTAAATGCATGGGCCATGCATAGGGATCCTGATATTTGGGAAGAACCAGAAAAGTTTGATCCTAAGAGATTTGAAGGCGGAGAAGCTGAAAGAGGACATAAGCTACTGCCATTCGGGATGGGACGAAGAGTTTGTCCTGGAGTAGGGCTAGCCCAACGTGTTATAGGGCTTACATTGGCCTCATTGATCCAATGCTTTGAGTGGGAGAGGCTAAGTGAAAATGAGTTAGTTGATTTAAGTGAAGGGAAGGGTCTCACTATGCCCAAAGCTCAGCCACTCGAAGTTATGTGCAAAAATCGTGATTTGTTAAACAATCTTATTTTATGATTTGTCGTTATTTTTGTGTACTAGCCATttctttatgttatttttgaatGGAATAAACGTGTTTATTACTTGTgttattaataatgtattaattGTTGTTGTGAATTCTCCAAATAATATTCAGCATCAATAAGTTGTATGTTATCTTATTTCTTATCAAGTTTTAAATGAATGCAACTTATTGTTAGAATCAAACCACAATAAACGAGGATAAAAGCGAAAAGAAGAACGAACACCaagattacgtggaaaaccctttacggGTGAAAACCACGGGCAGAAGAGAATGTTTCACTATATCGAAGATTGTACAATTTTTGGTGGACAATGTAAAAATTGAATAAGAGAAAAGACAATTGTATTCTCTATATATTGTCTAACCCTAAAATATGATGTAAATTAAAAGGGGCCAAACCCATTAAGACTACAAGTCCATACAGTGTGGGCAAAGCCCGCTGACCCAATAAGAATtcgggccacaaactctaacaatctccaccttgaaaTGAATTCCAATCTTTGATAGCATAACCACAAAATCAAACCTCTTCCACCAAAGCCCCTAAGGGCATAACTCAGCAATGAAGACCAACCAggttcaagcaatgctcaaacTTGGTAATAGGAAGTGACTTGGTCATCATATCTGCAGGATTATTGTGTGTACTCACCTTGCTCACAACAATATCACCACGAGCAATCCCATCACACACAAAATGATACCgtacatcaatgtgcttagtcCTCTCGTGAAACATCTGATCCTTTGTCAGAAAatagcactctggctatcaTAAAAGATTGTAGAAATCTGCAAATCATCACTAAGTTCGTCAAACAAGCCTTTCATCCAAATTTGCTTCTTTGCAAGCTTCTGTTATCGCCATGTACTTtgcctctgtagtagacaaagcaactgtATACTTCCAACTAACAACCACCAACACAAAAAATGTAACTAGACAATGATCTTCTCTTATCAAGATCTCCAGCATAATCTGAATCAACGTAACCGACAACTCCATCTCTACTTTTCCCAAACTGTAAACAAACATTAGTAGAACCACATAAGTATATGAGAATCCACTGAACTGCTTTCCAATGTTCCTTACCAGGGTTTGCCATATATctactaacaacactaactgcaTATGCTAAGTCAGGTCGTGAACAAACCATAACATACATAAGGGAGCCAACGAAACTAGAGTATAGAACTCGCGACATataatcatcatcactatctgactgTGGTGACAAAGAAGACGAAAGTCTAAAATGAGCAGCTAGTGGAGTACTTACCGGCTTGGCACTTTGCATGTTAAACCTACTAAGGACTTTTTCGATGTATCTCTTTTGACTTATGTACAATTTACCAGCCGGTCGATCTCCAAGAATCTTCATTCCAAGCATCTTCTTTGCTGCacctaaatctttcatctcaaactcgctACTCAACTGTGCTTTCACCTTTCTGTCCTCTCTTTGATCTTTAGCAGCAATTAGCATATCGTCAACATACAACAACAGGTAAACGAACGACCCATCATCAGATACTTTAAAGTAGACACAACTATCGTAAATGCTCCTCCTGAAATCATGAGTGGTCATAAATGTATCGAATCTTTTCTACCACTGTCTTGGTaactgtttcaaaccataaagagaCTTTTTCAGCTGACATACATAATTCTCCTTTCCTAAGACTATAAATCCCTCTGGTTGCTGCATGTAGATGTCTTCCTCAAGTTCTCCGTGTAAGAATGGAGTTTTTACATCTAACTGCTCAAGTTCAAGATCGTGGAATGCCACAATACCTAGTAAAGCCCGAATAGAACTGTGCTTCACAACCGGAGAAAATACTTCAGTAAAATCAACACCTGGAGTTTGACTATATCCTTTTGCAACAAGTCTGGCTTTATACCTGGTTTCTTCAACTCCCATCATACCTTCCTTTCTCTTATACACCCATTTGCAGCGAACAACCTTCTTGCTCTTTGGTAGCTTCACTAGATCCCATGTAGCATTCTTGTGAAGCGATTCCATCTCTTCCTGCATAGCGATCACCCACATTCCAGAGTTTTCACAGGTAACCGCTTCTGAATACGTCGCGGATTTTTCTTTTGAATCAATCTCTTCAGCCACATTTAATGCATACGCAACTAAATCAGCCTCTGCATATCTTtgagggcgtctaatttcaCTACGAGTCCTATTTTTAGCAATTGAATGTTGTGGAGGTGCTTCTGAGGAGCTAACACCATCCATAAAAACTAGAATAGGCTCTGGAGTTTACTCTAGTGTAGGTTTCAACCCAATCTCAAGCTCCACCTCAATACTTGACTTTTGTTGATTTCCCTCGGAGAGAGTTGAAGACGGAGACCCCTGAAGTATGCTAgtctcatcaaaaacaacatctctactgatgACGACTTTACTAGTCTCAGGACACCACAACTTGTATCCCTTCACACCTTGCTTGAACCCTATGAACACACTTCACCGAACGAGGCTCTAACttcacataaataattaaataaaaagaacatTAATTAGTTAACTTACAACTAATgaactatttattaaataaaatgcatTAAATTTCAAGTAATTAGCTCCCATATATAGAAGTCTCTTAGAACTTTACTACTTTTTACCTACACGATCCTTTGACGATTTATTTCTATAACATATCTTGATCAATCTTTACACTTGAGCACACACACTTGACAATCTCTACTAGAATAATATCACATTTGATTTACTAGTTTTTCCAGAAACTTCACAAGCTCTTGTTCACCTttaaatttcttcttttttcagaGTATGCAACATAATTTAACATCAATTGTCAAAAGCATCAATACTACTAACTCCAATACCAGAAATACCAATACCAGAAATACCACAATTTCTTGCTCATTTCCTGCAATTTTTAACATCATACAAagataatttttgaaaatacaaGCCTAGGAATTACCTGTGTAGATGTCATCATGTTTGGGTTCTCCCTTGAAATCTAACTTCACATTTTGATAACATGTCAGCCTCTCCTTTGTAATTAATAACTATAATTTAGATGCTAGGAAAGGTAAGAAATAAGTACACTCAAGATACAAATTATCATAGAAGGAAGAAGGAAAAAATTATCATAGGACGATAAGTTTTTATCAAACTGAAAATAGTTGCAGCCACATTTACCCTACAGGAAAAAAAAGCTATCATCTAACAAAATACCAAACCATTAAAAATTAGACACATAAATTGCATAGATGTGGAAACAATAATTGGTTTAAGTTTACCATAAGTTAGTTTCTATGAGCTCATCCAAGCTAGGATTTTTAACATGCAGTGAGCCACAATTGCCCATCAAACTACTACCTTGCAGCGTAAAAAATGAGATTCAGATGTAAACAGAAGAGAAATGATACTAAGATGAAAGCTTTTCATACTAAGTCAAGAAACATAAACATATTCAGTAACTAATAAAATCACAGGTCATTACCATGTTAAATGATACCATTCAACTAAGTCAATAATGAAAAGGTCCTCTCTACAGCTATCAAGATACAAACCCTGAGCCAAGCGCCAGATCAACAATACCATCCCAGATTGCACATACtgcataaaaatgataaataggtCCAATGAcaatgaataaacaaataaaagataaaataattcacCATATATTTGTAAGCACATACTAAGCGTAAACGAACAGTTACCTCAAGACTAATTTCATAAGATGCAATAAATGCTAAGATAAATGTTTGCAAAACACTTCGATAACATGCAACTGGACTCTAATGAATAAAGCAGATGTGAAACTTCCATAAAAGGCTATATAGTTGGCAAGACAAGCATATAATGAAGGTGTGGTTTTGAGAAAAGCATACCCAAGAAACATTCATGATATATGGGAACTAATAATGAGAGCAAAGTAAAAAGTATTTGCCAAAAACTCACATCAGAACCATTCAGTATCTCACTTTCCAAGaatttcaagaaaataatttaaggatACAACTTCAAATGCTTGACGAAGATAGCCAAGATGATCGTTTTCTGCAACAATATTAGGCATGTAATTATCCTATGCAATAAATATTTCGGCCAAATATAGCATATCATTGAAGATTATACCATCAGTatactattttttcttttcttgaagAGATAACACGAGACAAAGGAACCATAACCATAAAAGAAACCATACAGAAAATGCAAGAACATAATAAACAGTCATGATCACCTAAAAGgcttttttttatcatgaatCATTTGGAGGAGGCTTTCAAGGTCCAGAGTTTTCATTAGGATTAATAAAAGTTGCAGTTTGAGATGATATATGGACTGAACTGCATCAGTTGATACTATCAACTTTTCTAAATTAGAGGACCCAAATATGGCTCCCTGTATTAAGGTTCAACTAGGTGAATGTAgtcccaaaaaaaaatgtaaaactaGACATTGCAAGAACAATCACTTAATAAATTTCACAAATCTGTTTCCATTACTTGCCATTACAAACACTATAGGACTCATAATATAAGAGGAAAATAATATCAAGGATCAAACTTTCGAAATTAAGGTCTTTGGAGAGCCATTCATCTCTCGCTATTTTATTATCTGATACCTAATTAAAGATTCAACATCAATTCATAGAATAATATCAAGGATCAATACATGTTTCTGCTGCCACTCTGCCTCACATTTATTATTGTTGGCACATCAGAAACTATAGAATCGTTTACAAATCAAAGGAAACAAGTTAATAAGAGTTTATGAATACAAGAACTAGTGCATTAAGATTTTGC from Impatiens glandulifera chromosome 9, dImpGla2.1, whole genome shotgun sequence includes the following:
- the LOC124915649 gene encoding cytochrome P450 81Q32-like, whose protein sequence is MDPINTLMLYASLISILFVAIILNFLSSHKRLKRNLPPSPSPTFPIIGHLHLLSDLPHRTFHQLSQKLGPVFSLQLGNRLAVIVSSPSAVEECFTKNDIVLANRPYFISGEYLSYNHTTMSDAPYGDHWRNLRRLMTVEVMSTTRLNRFLPIRQDEVKHLLRGLYQVSSSSTFTVVDMRSRLSELSFNVIMRMIAGKRYFGQGELSDYEEAKEFKNLIRDIFEIGVSNPVEFLPVLRLFDFRNYEKSLFTLQKKIDGFLQRLIDQRRLSKGGNSMIDHLIALQENQQDYYTDDIIKGLILVMILAGTDTSSVTLEWALSLLVNNPEVLKKATDEIDTQVGQNRLVDEPDLAKLPYLHGVIYETLRMFPPAPLLVPHMPSEDCKIAGFDVPRGTMLLVNAWAMHRDPDIWEEPEKFDPKRFEGGEAERGHKLLPFGMGRRVCPGVGLAQRVIGLTLASLIQCFEWERLSENELVDLSEGKGLTMPKAQPLEVMCKNRDLLNNLIL